ccccttcccctctgctcttTACCCCTCCTCCGTCGCGGGACCCTCCCCGCTGGCCTCTCAGTCCCCTCCGGTCCCCACCGGCTCCCAGCTCCCGCCCACCGAGAGCCTGCAGCCAATGCCCGCGCCGCCTGGTGAGGTAATGCGCCCCCTCCGCGTCCCCATTGGCCGGCTGCAGGGCTCTCCGCCCGCCCCGAGGCCGAGGCCGCGCCGCTGGCTCCGGCCCAGAGTCCTGAGCCTCGGGCTGACCCGGGCGCAGGCCCAGGTGGCACGTGACACCTGCGCCCCTCCATCGCCTTACTGTAGGCCCCCGCCTGCCTGTGCCCCTCTCTGGCCCTGGAGACCGCAGCCTCCCAGGGTCGCCGTGTGACACCGACAGCCGCCCCTGCGCGACCGCACGTTCCCTGGGCGCCCAGCTGCCGGGGACACGGGCGGCAAGTCAGCCCCGGCCACTGTGGCTCAAGAAGGATGGGGACGAGAAGCCCCGCCACGGCCTGCGGGGCTGCGGTGGGCGGTGGGACAGTGACCgtggtcccctcccctcccgccACCACCCACTGATTGCTTTGCCGAGGGGGCCTCCCGGGGTGGCCCTGGACGCGGGGGCTGACAGGACTCAGTTGGGCCGGGGAGGGTGGACCCGGGCTTTACTTGGAAAGGGTCACCCCCGAGTGTTTTGGAACCaagtttgaatttaaaaaaaaaaaaaaaaagtgctgcgGTCAGATGTCGCTGGGCCCGAGCTGGGGGCTCTCTAAACTTGTGCACCTCAGACAAAGCGGTCCTTCCcctggcctcccctccccctgcccctcccctgtgCCCAGCGCACACTTGAAGCTGCCTCCCAGCCCCCGCAGAACTGCCCGCCACCTGGAGGTTCCCTCACTCCCCACCACTGACTTTCCAGGCCCCAGGGCGCCTCCTTGGCCGGTCTGCAGCGTGGACTTTGGAATTGGTCGCCTCTGGCTCAGCCTCATAGCTCTGGGATCCTGAGTCCTGGACCTCTCACCTCTTGTCTCCTTTACATGGCTGCATCGTATTCCAGTGCAGAGGGGCCGCGCTGCAGGCCGGGTGGGGGGGACATTTGGCGGTTCCGTGCGGCTGGCGCTTGGGGAGACAGCTGCGGCCCGTGGACATATGCTTTCTCTCCTCCCGGGTAAACACCTAGGCGGGCCGCGGGCTGAGTGGTAGGTGTGCATTTCACTTCTTAAGAAACTGCCAAGTGGTTTTCCGAGTGACGGAGCCATTTTGCAGGGAGGGGCGCGCGGTCGGTTCTTGgcagtcctcctcctcctcctcctcccttgtcGGCTTCGCCAGGCGGGATTTAAGGATCCAGTCGGACAAGTTTTGACAGATCTGTGAGTAAGCGCTACCCACCAGCGCGAGGCATCGCTCCCCAGAGAACCCCGTCCTGTGTCTGACTGGGAGAGGCAGCTCTGCGCCTCCCTCCCGgcctcccctcccagcctcccctccctgGCCACCTCTGCACTTGCCACCGGCTCTCAAGCCATTCTCCAGTGCCCCCGAGTCTCCTCCAGTCTAtttgatttttggggggtggtaccagggattgagctcggGCCCTGGACCAccgagccccaccccagcccttctacatttagagacagggcctcactgagttgctgaggctggctttgaacttgggatcctcctgcctcggcctcccgagccgctgggattcccAGCATGCGCCGTCCGCCTGTCTGGCTTTTGTGTCGTTTGGGGCTGGGGACGGACCCCAGGGCGCTTTCCCAGGGGCCGCCCCGCCtcctgagacagggtcctgctctTGCTGGTCTCTTCTGGAGCCTGTGTCCTCCTGTCCCTGGGCGCGCCACTGCACGGTGATGATCCATGTTCAGTGTGACGCCCAGCCGACAGGCCAAACCCTGGGGCAGCCGACACAGCCACCTCACTTGACTCCTCCTGGTCCCCGTGAGCTGCCCTTCGCTACGCGTGGGGGAACAGGGCTGCAGGCGAGTACTGTCACCTGCCCCAGCCCCGCGGTTCCAGCGGGCCCTGGACCCTGGCCCTCCGCTCGCTGTGCCCTGCCACCCTGCGCCCTCCTTGGCTGCCAGGGAAGAGCCTCCCCACACGGAGCCGTCAGCCTGGGCCACCGTCCTGCCTGCCAGGCTCCGGAGGAGGGTCGATGACATCTGGAGGATTCCAGAACTTTCCGGATGCCCTGGTGGACTGGCACCCAGTCCTGTGGCCTCCACCCTCCCGCTGGTGGCCAGCCTGGGGGTGGGCGTGGCTGCAGCCCTGCTGGGTGCGTGTCTCCCCCACCCCGAGCTCTGGAACATTCCGGAACCCAGCATCCTGGCCCCGTGGGTGAGCTCTGTCACTGCCCCAGAACCCCCTGGGCACCGTGACCCAGGCACACCCGGCCCGAGAGGTCCCTGGGTCACCGTGGGAATGACGGCCTGCAGGGGCCCTGCCACAGACTCCGCCAGTCCCTGGGGTCAGAGAGGGAGGGACCTCGCCCTGTGGGCGGGAAGGCCCAGGAGGACCCTGTGCCCTTCTGCTCCCAGAATACTGTGCAGccctgggggcagggcagggctgggccaccagcggcttcctggaggaggtgacccAGCAGAGCCCTGAGGCTGAGCCCTGCAGGGAGGACGGGTGTCCCAGCAGCAGGCTCCGcttgtgcaaaggccctgaggtgctCCGTGGGCCTGAGAGGTGCCCCTGGGCCCCACGTCCCCAGGGAGGGGAAGGACAGAGCCATGCTGGCCTGCCCGAGCCCCGGCCCCTTCTCAGGCCATTCCTTGTTTCTGTCCCCCGGAGGTGGGGACACTTGAGCCTCTGCCGACAAGGCACATCCTGGTCTCTGCAGCCCTCAGGGCGTCAGCACCCCATCCATGAGGCCAGGGTGACCCTGGGTGACGGGGCCACTCCACCTGCACAGCTGCCTGGCCCTGGCCGATGGCCAGCCAGAGGTGGATAAGGCGTCTCTTGGGAAGGCGGCCGCCCGGCGGAGCCCGACACCTCGCTGATCGACGGCCAGAGGACTGGGATGAGCCGCTCTGCCCGCCCCTTCCAGACCGCACAGCGGGCACCTCCCTGCCACGcgcacccccatccccacccgtGTGACCAGGGGTCGCCTGggtcctcctccccatcctgtcCTCCCTGCAGCCACCAGAGGGCGCCGTGGGCACCCGGGTCAGGCCCCGCCTCCTCTGGGCCCCTCCTGGGCTCCTGCTGGCCCTCCAACATGCAGCTCATCCTGCCCCTGGGCCTTTGCACAGGCTGCGGGGGGACATGAGATCCAGGAAGGGGCAGAGTGGGTCAGGGCTGGCCGCGGTCATCCCCAGCACGGTGCTCGGCACGCGGTGGCTCTCAGTGGAGATTCCTTCCCGGGACAGTTTTGGTGAGACCTGAGCAGACAGCTGCCTTCCTGCTCCGGCCGGGAGCCCTCGGCCGCGGACGGTGATAGAGACGTTCGGGGGACTCCGGGTTTCGGCGCCTCCCCGCCTTTAATTATTTTGTGACAAGGCTCACAATTCAGCGAGTCAAGGTGGCATTTGAGAGGGACGGTTCCCTTTAGCGTAGCTGACAGCTAATTTGTGGGAAGTTTAATTACAGGCGGCGTTAATTAACTGGCAGAGCGCTGGGCGCGGAAGGCAGCCATCTGTTCCCGAGAACGTCCTCCCCTCCTGGGTGGGCACgggaggacagggctggggaggaggcggGACGGAGGCGGGACGGAGGACCCAGCCTCCACACCAGCCCGATGCAGTCGCTGGAGATCTTCGCAGCCAGCGTCCTTGTGGCCTCCCCCAGTGACCACTGGGAACAGCCTAGCAGCCCCGCCTCTCCCTGGTTCTATCACCAGGAGCAGGGGGTGTGGGGTAGAGGAGGAGAACACCCTGTTCTTGGCCTGCACTGGAGAGGACTGGCACCCAGCAAAGCCAGTCGGGAAAAGGAACACGGACAAGATCCAGGGTGAGAGAGGCCCTAGGCCATCCCCCGCTTTGTCCACTCGCTCCTTCCTCCCCTGGTCAGTAGGGACGGTATGGACAAGGCAAGCCACCTCCGGAGATGGGCATTTTGGATCCACATCCCAGTTTTGTCCCATCTATGCTGTGTGTCCTAGGGAAAAATACCTGACCTCCCTGGGCTTCAGTTCCCTCCTCTAACAAACGGGGTTGGCCAGCTGTGGTGGTGCCTCCttgtaatccagcaactcaggaggctgaggcaggaggattatgagtttgaggccagcctctgcaactcagtgaggctgtcagcaatttagtgagcagGGGCGGGAGGAACCCGCCGTCCAGGCCGCACAGCCGCGGGAGGGCGCAGGGTGTGGGCAGCCCAGGACCCGCGGTGAAGAGGGCTCAGCGGCCAGTCGGTGGCGCTCTAGGCACAGGCGCGGCGGCCACAGGCCCCTGTCAGGACTCAGCGGTCCGAAGGCCCCTGGTATCTGCTGTGCAGCTGGAACCCCGCGGGCACCGCCCACTGCTCCGCGAAGTGACTTCACACTGGCCTCTGCGGCCGAGATCCTGGTCCTCAGCCCTCGCTTCTCCTCCGGCCTCCTCTTTGCCCAAGGGCCCCTCACACTCCTGCCCTGCTGCGGCCTCCGAAGCCCCTCCTCGGGGCCTTGCACGGCCTGTTCCCTCCACCTGGATGCTGTTCCCTGCATCTCCCCACTTCTCCCCAGGGCCGAGTCCTTTCCGCACTCAGGTCTCTGCCCCATGTCACCACCTTGGGGACGCCCTCCATGATCACCTGTCTCCATCACACCCCTGTAATGCCACCCCCTCAACAGCTAATAGCAAACTCTGAGAGTCGGCCAAGGAACTCCCTTGGTCACCATGTCCCAGTGCAGCACTgaacacatagtaggtgctcctTAGTGTGGATCCAGAGCCAGTTGAGGGAAAAGTGAGGGACAGGAGGCTGGGAACCCAAGTTGGAACCCTGGCATGGCCCTGCACGCTGTGTGGCCTTCAGCGACTTACTGAACCTCTCTGTTCTTCACTTGGAGGGTGGGATTGACCTGCGTCTCCTGCGGGGTGTGCGGAGGTGTGACGAGGCAGGAGGGAACGGGAGCCAGCGCGGGGCACCCAGACCCTACAGGTGAGAGGCCACAAGGGGAGGCCCGCTCCAGGGGCGCCCAGGACCGTCGGCGGAGTAGAATGAACCGTCGCCAAGCGCAGGGCTCAGGCCTGGGGGCGCCGGAGCCGCGGCTGCCCCGGTGCCCGGGATCCGCTGCGTGGTCTCTGCTCAGCGCACCTGGCGCCCCGTGTGCCCCCTGCCTGTGGCACCTGCTGGTCCCTAGTCCCCTCCTCGGGCGCCTCCTCCGAGCCTCCGTTTTGCCACGTGCTGCTCCCCCTTCAGCAGACACGGAGGCGCGGGGACGGGGACGGGCAGGAGGGGCCTCCGCGGTGCTGGGACAGCCGCCGGGCGGGGGCGCGGGGCTGGCACGCGGCCTCTGTCAGCTGAGTCCTTGGCAGCGCGGCCTCGCGGAGGCTGGGAGAAGCTGGCACCTTCCCAGAGGCAGAAGGTCCCGGGTGGAGGCAGGGAGCTGTGCGTGCACACAGTAAGCACCTACTGGCTGCGTGCCCGGCCGCGCAGGACCTGGGGGTGCCGCTGCGGGCATCCGGGTCGTTTCTGTATCGCGGCCCGGGGGGCCTCGCCTCCTGTCCCCGAGGCCGGGTCTGGAGGGCTCGGTCCTCACTCTTCCCCACCGGCTCTGGGCAGCTGTGTCCAGCCAGGCTGGGGGGTCCCTCGGGCCCAGACTGTGCCCAGTGCCCTCAGGGATCCACCCGGGCGTCTGGCCTCAGTTCCCAGGTGGGAGGCCAAGACCACACGGGTTGAGCACGCAGTGGGCCTCCTGGCCGGCGCACAGTAGGGCCTCAGTGAGGGCTAATTTCCAGGCGCCTGGGCTCCCCCCACCTGCCTGGAGGAGGCCCAAGCTGCGCGTGGGGAGGCACTCACTCCCAGGAGGTGCCCTTGGGTCTCCGGGGCAGTTGATCACTCGGCACCATCACTGTCCCTGCCGCCCACCTCCGGGCCCAGGCAGTGTGGCCACGGCGCAGTGTGGGGTTTCTGGAGAGCATCCTTAAAGGGAGAATCAGGTCCTTCCTCATTGCCTGGAATGCACATGTGATAGCTGGGGCTGAAGCAGCTGCATGACCCCAGGAGGAGGAGCCCACTTGCTGAGGATTTTGGACAAAAGGACGTAAAGAGTCCAGTTCCAGGTGGCCCGGAGCCTGCGAGCCACCTACAGGCCTGCTCACGGCAGAAAGAGCCCTGGGTGCTGTGCGGCTGGGTCGGGTGCTGGAACCCACCCACGCCTGGCTGTTCCATTCGTCCCTCGCTGCTTCTGTCCCGTGTCCCCCCACCTCGGGCCTGGAGCTGTCCTTGCTTGGTAGCCCTGGCCACCAAGGGCCGTCCCCAGTGGCCAAGGCAGCGAGCCCTGGGAACGGCCTTCCTAGTGGCACTGGACAGGCTGCTGTGAGGTGCTGGGGAGCTGGATGGCGGTCCCCAGCATGCAGCCGTGGCCTGTGACCACCTCTGTGTCCCTGCCGCACGGGCCAGAGCATGACCAGGGAGAGCCAGGGACACTTACAGGGGACAAGCCACCGTGTTGGCTTCATGCAGCGGGGACAGGCCCCAGGGGACGCCGTGGtggccctggggtgctgggcgCTCCCGTGGTCAGGGCTGGGAGGCCTCCCGTGGCCTCCTACCTTCCGCTGCCACCCGCCAACCCACAGTCAGACCCTGGGCTGGGGCGCCGTCGGGGGGCCTCTCGGTCCTTGGTCCTCGGGGCGCTGCGGGAACGCGAGGCGGCAGGAGAGGGGAGCCGAGGTGACGGGGAGGCACGTGGGTCCCTCCCAGAGCCAGGTGTCCGGCCGCAGGCGCCCGTGGCGGGGCCTCTCGCCGCACGTGGACGGCGTTTCTGGACCCCCGAGGTGACTCCAAAGTAACCGTTTATTTAGGGGGAGGCGCCGAGCCGGGAGGCCGGGCTCCCTGAGGGCCTCCTGGGCCAGCGGGCAGGCGGGCGTCCCTCCTGGTCCCAGCCCGAGTGGCCGACAGCAGCGCAGGGCGAGACTCCACATTCAAACCCACTTTATTCTAGAAACACCCGTCGCCACCCCCCCGCCCGGACGGGGTCGGACCGGGGGCCCCAGCTCAGGGGGGCCCCGGGGGCCTGTCGGGGGGCGCGGCGGTGTCTGCCGCCCCCAGGGACGTGGTGCTGCGGTGGCGGCTGGGGCTGGTCCGGGCCAGCAGCTCCAGCCTCCGGGAGCGCAGCCGGGCCTGGATGGCCCAGATGGGCGGCTGGTGGCCCGGCAGGGAGGCGTCCTCGTCGCCGAAGCTCTCCACCGTGGAGTCGGAGCCGTCCTCGGTGCTGGCCACCGACTGCTTGCACACGGGGCAGGAGCGCCGGGCGGCCTGTGAGAACCAGGGCCCGATGCAGCGGCAGTGGTAGGTGTGCGAGCAGGGCAGGATCTTGAGCCGGTCGCCCTCCTCGTACTCGTCCAGGCAGATGGCGCACAGGTCGCTGGCCCGCGTGAAGGTGCGCACCTGCGCCTTCTGGCTCGCCTGCGCCTTGGCCGGCGGCGCCCGCGGCCACCAGCTGTGCACCCAGAGCCACAGGCGGCGCAGGATGAAGCAGGTGGAGGCCACCAGCGCCAGGGTGCGGCCCAGCACCCAGGACATGGCCAGCACGGGGTGGCAGTCCAGGTCGGGGCAGGGCGGGGCGTCGGGCAGCAGCAGCACGTGGGCGGACTTGTCGCAGCGCACCATGACGCGCAGGTCCTGGGAGGCGGCCTCGCCCACGAACACGGAGGGGATGGCGATCTGCCGCCGCAGGTCCTCGTACACGTGGGCCATGCGCACCAGGTCGTCGGAGCGCACGTTGTGCACGATGGCCGCCTCGAAGCCGGCCCGCTGCGCGTTGAGCACCTTGAGGTCGAAGGTGCAGTCGTAGCGGCGGATCAGCGCGATGGCGCCCAGCGAGCGGTTGCCGGGCCGCGGGCCCTCGATGGGCTGGCAGGCGTTGGCCGGCTTGGCCTCCATCAGGTAGCCCCGCATGCCCCCCGGGGCCAGCGGCACCCCGAACAGGGCCG
This is a stretch of genomic DNA from Ictidomys tridecemlineatus isolate mIctTri1 chromosome 2, mIctTri1.hap1, whole genome shotgun sequence. It encodes these proteins:
- the Znrf4 gene encoding E3 ubiquitin-protein ligase ZNRF4, with the translated sequence MGWPGPALAALVLAVLLGPSRAVVRAVLEGNGSSVDFADLPALFGVPLAPGGMRGYLMEAKPANACQPIEGPRPGNRSLGAIALIRRYDCTFDLKVLNAQRAGFEAAIVHNVRSDDLVRMAHVYEDLRRQIAIPSVFVGEAASQDLRVMVRCDKSAHVLLLPDAPPCPDLDCHPVLAMSWVLGRTLALVASTCFILRRLWLWVHSWWPRAPPAKAQASQKAQVRTFTRASDLCAICLDEYEEGDRLKILPCSHTYHCRCIGPWFSQAARRSCPVCKQSVASTEDGSDSTVESFGDEDASLPGHQPPIWAIQARLRSRRLELLARTSPSRHRSTTSLGAADTAAPPDRPPGPP